The following coding sequences are from one Fundulus heteroclitus isolate FHET01 unplaced genomic scaffold, MU-UCD_Fhet_4.1 scaffold_62, whole genome shotgun sequence window:
- the LOC118561359 gene encoding zinc finger protein 260-like isoform X1: MMGDVFQPRVLLHRLDVAQKRIVKEASLDQRPRADLHQPSPPHLKKEEKGVYISLRGEELNGKEVINTIRFPVAAPIKTLDDEESLLLSQLYPDQIKGRELPEENDGEESIRIQDNGDDSISSEPEDTEKDEEDSDEEHPLSGLTKLSETGYKKCSSDKKNVDSQRKVQTRMKLSCEDCGKTFFGKCALNIHKVIHTGQKPFCCDLCGKSFSQKGYLKIHSRIHAGEKPFGCDLCGKGFGQRSNLKRHMTVHTGQKPFCCDQCEQRFSRKQNLNIHMRMHTGQKPFCCDLCGKRFSRKASLKIHNRIHTGQKPFCCDLCGKSFSQKAYLKMHTRIHTGQKPFCCDLCGKSFSQKGYLKIHSRIHAGEKPFGCDLCGKRFSQKGSLKIHTRIHKGEKPFCCDHCGQRFSQKETLNIHMRIHTGQKPFSCNLCGKSFSQKAYLKIHTRIHAGQKPFSCDLCEKSFSEKGTLNKHIRIHSGQKPFSCDQCGQRFSRKQNLNIHMRIHTGQKPFSCELCEKSFRRKESLKKHTTIHTGQKPFCCDLCGKSFSQKANLKIHMRIHTGQKPFCCDLCGKSFSQKGYLKIHTRIHAGEKPFGCDLCGKRFSQKSILNGHMRIHKGQKPFCCDHCGQQFSQKETLNIHMRIHTGQKPFSCDLCRKSFSQTSHLNRHMRIHTGEKPFSCDLCGKSFSQKAHLKTHTRIHTGQKP; the protein is encoded by the exons atgatgggggatgttttccagcccagagttctgctgcaccgattag ATGTTGCTCAGAAGCGGATTgttaaagaagcttctttagaccaaaGACCTCGTGCTGACCTGCATCAGCCAAGTCCCCCACACTTAAAGAAGGAAGagaagggagtctacatcagtctgcgaGGAGAggagctcaatgggaaggaggtgattaatacTATCAGGTTTCCAGTTGCTGCTCccataaagactctggatgATGAAGAGTCCCTGCTACTCTCACaactttatccagaccaaattaaaggtaGAGAGCTTCCAGaggagaatgatggagaagaatccatcaggatacaagataatggagatgattCAATTTCTTCAGAGCCTGAAGACACTgagaaggatgaagaggacagtgatgaaGAGCACCCTCTCTCTGGGCTGACAAAGTTGTCAGAaactggatataagaaatgttcttcagacaagaaaaatgtggactcaCAGAGAAAAGTCCAGACAAGAATGAAGCTTAGCTGCGAAGACtgtggtaaaacattttttggaaaatgcgctttaaacatacacaaagtaatccacacaggacagaagcctttctgttgtgatctatgtggaaaaagttttagccaAAAAGGGTATTTAAAAATACACTCGAGAATCCAtgcaggagagaagccttttggttgtgatctgtgtggaaaagGTTTTGGCCAAAGATCTAATTTAAAACGACACATGACagtccatacaggacagaagcctttttgttgtgatcaatgtgaacaaagatttagccgaaaacaaaatttaaacatacacatgagaatgcatacaggacagaagcctttctgttgtgatctatgtggaaaacgtTTTAGCCGAAAAGCAAgtttaaaaatacacaacagaatccacacaggacagaagcctttctgttgtgatctgtgtggaaagAGTTTTAGCCAAAAAGCATATTTAAAGATGCACAcaagaatccacacaggacagaagcctttctgttgtgatctatgtggaaaaagttttagccaAAAAGGGTATTTAAAAATACACTCGAGAATCCAtgcaggagagaagccttttggttgtgatctatgtggaaaacgtTTTAGCCAAAAAGGgtctttaaaaatacacacaagaatccataaaggagagaagcctttctgttgtgatcattgtggacaaagatttagccaaaaagaaactttgaacatacacatgagaatccatacaggacagaagcctttcagtTGTAATCTATGTGGGAAAAGTTTTAGCCAAAAAGcgtatttaaaaatacacacacgaATTCAtgcaggacagaagcctttcagttgtgatctatgtgaaaaaagttttagcGAAAAAGGAACTCTAAATAAACATATAAGAATCCActcaggacagaagcctttcagttgtgatcaatgtggacaaagatttagccgaaaacaaaatttaaacatacacatgagaatccatacaggacagaagcctttctcttgtgaactatgtgaaaaaagttttaggcgaaaagaaagtttaaaaaaacacacgacaatccacacaggacagaagcctttctgttgtgatctatgtggaaaaagttttagccaaaaagcaaatttaaaaatacacatgagaattcacacaggacagaagcctttctgttgtgatctatgtggaaaaagttttagccaaaaagggtatttaaaaatacacacgagaatccatgcaggagagaagccttttggttgtgatctatgtggaaaacgttttagccaaaaatcaattttaaatggacacatgagaatccataaaggacagaagcctttctgttgtgatcattGTGGACAACAATTTAGccaaaaagaaactttaaacatacacatgagaatccatacaggacagaagcctttcagttgtgatctatgtAGAAAAAGTTTCAGCCAAACATCACATTTAAATAGacatatgagaatccatacaggagagaagcctttcagttgtgatctatgtggaaaaagctttagccaaaaagcacatttaaaaacacacacgagaatccatacaggacagaagccttag
- the LOC118561359 gene encoding gastrula zinc finger protein XlCGF57.1-like isoform X2 encodes MMGDVFQPRVLLHRLDVAQKRIVKEASLDQRPRADLHQPSPPHLKKEEKGVYISLRGEELNGKEVINTIRFPVAAPIKTLDDEESLLLSQLYPDQIKGRELPEENDGEESIRIQDNGDDSISSEPEDTEKDEEDSDEEHPLSGLTKLSETGYKKCSSDKKNVDSQRKVQTRMKLSCEDCGKTFFGKCALNIHKVIHTGQKPFCCDLCGKSFSQKGYLKIHSRIHAGEKPFGCDLCGKGFGQRSNLKRHMTVHTGQKPFCCDQCEQRFSRKQNLNIHMRMHTGQKPFCCDLCGKRFSRKASLKIHNRIHTGQKPFCCDLCGKSFSQKAYLKMHTRIHTGQKPFCCDLCGKSFSQKGQKETLNIHMRIHTGQKPFSCNLCGKSFSQKAYLKIHTRIHAGQKPFSCDLCEKSFSEKGTLNKHIRIHSGQKPFSCDQCGQRFSRKQNLNIHMRIHTGQKPFSCELCEKSFRRKESLKKHTTIHTGQKPFCCDLCGKSFSQKANLKIHMRIHTGQKPFCCDLCGKSFSQKGYLKIHTRIHAGEKPFGCDLCGKRFSQKSILNGHMRIHKGQKPFCCDHCGQQFSQKETLNIHMRIHTGQKPFSCDLCRKSFSQTSHLNRHMRIHTGEKPFSCDLCGKSFSQKAHLKTHTRIHTGQKP; translated from the exons atgatgggggatgttttccagcccagagttctgctgcaccgattag ATGTTGCTCAGAAGCGGATTgttaaagaagcttctttagaccaaaGACCTCGTGCTGACCTGCATCAGCCAAGTCCCCCACACTTAAAGAAGGAAGagaagggagtctacatcagtctgcgaGGAGAggagctcaatgggaaggaggtgattaatacTATCAGGTTTCCAGTTGCTGCTCccataaagactctggatgATGAAGAGTCCCTGCTACTCTCACaactttatccagaccaaattaaaggtaGAGAGCTTCCAGaggagaatgatggagaagaatccatcaggatacaagataatggagatgattCAATTTCTTCAGAGCCTGAAGACACTgagaaggatgaagaggacagtgatgaaGAGCACCCTCTCTCTGGGCTGACAAAGTTGTCAGAaactggatataagaaatgttcttcagacaagaaaaatgtggactcaCAGAGAAAAGTCCAGACAAGAATGAAGCTTAGCTGCGAAGACtgtggtaaaacattttttggaaaatgcgctttaaacatacacaaagtaatccacacaggacagaagcctttctgttgtgatctatgtggaaaaagttttagccaAAAAGGGTATTTAAAAATACACTCGAGAATCCAtgcaggagagaagccttttggttgtgatctgtgtggaaaagGTTTTGGCCAAAGATCTAATTTAAAACGACACATGACagtccatacaggacagaagcctttttgttgtgatcaatgtgaacaaagatttagccgaaaacaaaatttaaacatacacatgagaatgcatacaggacagaagcctttctgttgtgatctatgtggaaaacgtTTTAGCCGAAAAGCAAgtttaaaaatacacaacagaatccacacaggacagaagcctttctgttgtgatctgtgtggaaagAGTTTTAGCCAAAAAGCATATTTAAAGATGCACAcaagaatccacacaggacagaagcctttctgttgtgatctatgtggaaaaagttttagccaAAAAGG ccaaaaagaaactttgaacatacacatgagaatccatacaggacagaagcctttcagtTGTAATCTATGTGGGAAAAGTTTTAGCCAAAAAGcgtatttaaaaatacacacacgaATTCAtgcaggacagaagcctttcagttgtgatctatgtgaaaaaagttttagcGAAAAAGGAACTCTAAATAAACATATAAGAATCCActcaggacagaagcctttcagttgtgatcaatgtggacaaagatttagccgaaaacaaaatttaaacatacacatgagaatccatacaggacagaagcctttctcttgtgaactatgtgaaaaaagttttaggcgaaaagaaagtttaaaaaaacacacgacaatccacacaggacagaagcctttctgttgtgatctatgtggaaaaagttttagccaaaaagcaaatttaaaaatacacatgagaattcacacaggacagaagcctttctgttgtgatctatgtggaaaaagttttagccaaaaagggtatttaaaaatacacacgagaatccatgcaggagagaagccttttggttgtgatctatgtggaaaacgttttagccaaaaatcaattttaaatggacacatgagaatccataaaggacagaagcctttctgttgtgatcattGTGGACAACAATTTAGccaaaaagaaactttaaacatacacatgagaatccatacaggacagaagcctttcagttgtgatctatgtAGAAAAAGTTTCAGCCAAACATCACATTTAAATAGacatatgagaatccatacaggagagaagcctttcagttgtgatctatgtggaaaaagctttagccaaaaagcacatttaaaaacacacacgagaatccatacaggacagaagccttag